One Mycolicibacterium pulveris genomic region harbors:
- a CDS encoding DUF3515 domain-containing protein: MDADERDGPPRALLIAAVVVAVGAAIAILVIAAVRKTPAEQQVVGIVAVPAPQAESADCNALTAALPDKLGDFDRARVAEPAPAGAAAWRTDPEREAIILRCGLERPADFVVGAPLQVVDAVNWFHVPEQGRGTWYAVDRPVYIALTLPQDSGPTPIQQISDVIAKTLPAKPIDPAPVG, from the coding sequence GTGGATGCAGACGAGCGAGACGGCCCGCCGCGCGCACTGCTGATCGCGGCGGTGGTGGTGGCGGTGGGCGCGGCCATCGCCATTCTGGTGATCGCGGCGGTGCGCAAAACCCCCGCCGAGCAACAGGTCGTCGGGATTGTGGCGGTGCCCGCTCCGCAAGCCGAGAGCGCGGACTGCAACGCGCTGACCGCCGCGCTACCGGACAAGCTCGGCGATTTCGACCGTGCCCGTGTCGCCGAACCGGCGCCTGCGGGGGCAGCCGCATGGCGGACCGATCCCGAGCGCGAGGCGATCATCCTGCGCTGCGGGCTCGAGCGGCCCGCCGACTTCGTGGTGGGCGCGCCGCTGCAGGTGGTCGACGCCGTCAATTGGTTTCACGTCCCCGAGCAGGGCCGCGGCACGTGGTACGCCGTCGATCGGCCCGTCTACATCGCGCTCACCCTGCCGCAGGATTCGGGTCCCACACCGATCCAGCAGATCTCGGACGTGATCGCGAAGACCTTGCCTGCCAAACCCATTGATCCGGCGCCGGTCGGTTAG
- a CDS encoding thiamine-phosphate kinase, with translation MATDDAAETLAGVGEFAVIDRLVADRDQPSAVALGPGDDAAVLYTPDGKTVVSTDMLVAHRHFRLDWSTPHDIGRKAIAQNAADIEAMGARATAFVVAFGAPADTPAAQALELADGMWHEAKLCGAGIAGGDLVSAPQWVISVTALGDLDGRRPVTRAGAQVGDIVAVVGTLGRSMAGYALWHNDIDGFNELRRRHLVPKPPYGQGRAAADAGATAMTDVSDGLLADLGHIAAASGVVIDVSTDTLGGDRDAVDAAAAAVGVDPWEWVLGGGEDHALVAAFAAAPPEGWRVIGRVLEGAPQVLVDGAQWRGDTGWQSFD, from the coding sequence ATGGCCACCGATGATGCGGCCGAGACCCTGGCAGGGGTCGGCGAGTTCGCGGTGATCGACCGGCTCGTCGCCGACCGGGATCAACCCTCCGCGGTGGCGCTTGGCCCCGGCGACGACGCGGCGGTGCTGTATACCCCCGACGGCAAGACGGTGGTGTCCACCGACATGCTGGTCGCCCACCGGCACTTCCGGCTCGACTGGTCAACGCCGCACGACATCGGGCGAAAGGCGATCGCTCAGAACGCCGCCGACATCGAGGCGATGGGGGCGCGGGCCACGGCGTTCGTCGTCGCGTTCGGCGCGCCGGCGGACACCCCGGCGGCGCAGGCGCTGGAACTGGCCGACGGGATGTGGCACGAGGCGAAACTGTGTGGCGCCGGGATCGCCGGCGGTGATCTGGTGAGCGCCCCGCAGTGGGTGATCTCGGTGACCGCGCTGGGCGACCTCGACGGGCGCCGACCGGTGACCCGCGCAGGCGCGCAGGTGGGCGACATCGTGGCGGTGGTCGGCACATTGGGCCGCTCGATGGCCGGATATGCGCTGTGGCACAACGATATCGACGGATTCAATGAATTGCGGCGACGCCATCTGGTGCCCAAGCCGCCGTATGGGCAGGGGCGCGCCGCCGCCGACGCGGGTGCCACCGCGATGACCGATGTGTCCGATGGACTGCTGGCCGATCTGGGTCACATCGCCGCAGCTTCCGGTGTGGTCATCGACGTGTCCACCGACACGCTTGGCGGCGATCGCGACGCCGTCGACGCCGCGGCCGCGGCCGTCGGCGTCGACCCGTGGGAGTGGGTGCTCGGCGGCGGCGAGGACCACGCGTTGGTCGCAGCGTTCGCCGCCGCGCCGCCGGAGGGC